One Glycine max cultivar Williams 82 chromosome 6, Glycine_max_v4.0, whole genome shotgun sequence DNA segment encodes these proteins:
- the LOC100810971 gene encoding endoglucanase 16 codes for MGTKHVYWAIIVVWLTLFEGNTMLVKGDFNYKEALTKSLIFLEAQRSGKLPSNNRVPWRGDSALDDGKLVNVDLAGGYYDAGDNVKYGLPMAFTVTTLAWGAIFYKPEFEAANELGNVHDAIRWGTDYFLKASSRHKRLYVEVGDPEDDHHCWAPPENMKTKRSVKMITSDIPGTEIAAETAAAMAASSIVFRPKDRKYARRLLNRAKLLFQMANSNKGTYDGECPFYCSYSGYNDEMMWAATWLYMATRKSVYMKYITEECMSASVAEFSWDLKYAGAQILLSQLHFEGQKNLETFKSHAESFICSVLPDSPYHQIKLSPGGFIHLRDGANTQYATGTSFLFTVYSDLLAKHNQKVTCGDKQFSSSHLLAFAKKQVSTYIMDYILGNNPEGRSYMVGFGKNPPTQAHHRGASVSILKKGEEVVCALSFTQWFQKDEPNPNELTGAILGGPDINDKFNDKRWDSPKTEPCTYINSLAAGALAKLASLG; via the exons ATGGGTACTAAACACGTATATTGGGCCATCATTGTAGTATGGCTTACATTATTTGAAGGAAATACAATGCTTGTTAAAGGTGATTTTAATTACAAGGAGGCTCTGACCAAGTCCCTTATCTTCCTAGAGGCACAACGTTCAGGGAAGCTCCCTTCAAATAATAGGGTGCCTTGGAGAGGAGACTCAGCACTCGATGATGGCAAACTCGTTAAT gtGGACCTTGCTGGGGGATACTATGATGCAGGGGACAACGTGAAATATGGGCTTCCCATGGCTTTCACCGTTACTACGCTAGCATGGGGAGCCATTTTTTACAAGCCAGAATTTGAAGCTGCAAATGAGTTGGGTAATGTTCACGATGCTATTCGTTGGGGTACCGATTATTTTCTCAAAGCTAGTTCTCGACACAAAAGATTATATGTGGAG GTTGGGGACCCGGAAGATGATCACCACTGTTGGGCTCCACCAGAAAATATGAAGACAAAGAGAAGTGTTAAGATGATTACTAGTGACATTCCCGGAACTGAGATCGCGGCTGAAACTGCAGCAGCAATGGCTGCTTCTTCCATTGTTTTTAGGCCCAAAGATCGTAAATATGCTCGTCGTCTTCTCAACAGAGCTAAATTG CTTTTCCAAATGGCTAACTCGAATAAAGGAACGTATGATGGAGAGTGTCCCTTCTACTGCTCTTATTCCGGCTATAAT GACGAGATGATGTGGGCAGCAACATGGCTATACATGGCAACCAGGAAGTCTGTGTATATGAAGTACATAACAGAAGAATGCATGAGTGCAAGTGTAGCAGAATTTAGTTGGGACCTTAAATATGCTGGAGCTCAAATCCTTCTCAGCCAG TTACATTTCGAAGGTCAAAAGAATTTGGAAACATTCAAAAGCCATGCCGAAAGTTTCATATGCTCTGTCCTACCTGATAGTCCCTACCACCAGATTAAATTGTCCCCTG GTGGCTTTATTCATTTAAGAGATGGAGCCAACACACAGTATGCCACCGGCACTTCTTTCTTGTTCACTGTATATAGTGATTTGCTTGCTAAACATAATCAGAAAGTCACATGTGGAGACAAACAATTTAGCTCGTCCCATCTTCTTGCTTTTGCTAAGAAACAAGTCagtacatatata ATGGATTACATACTAGGGAACAACCCTGAAGGAAGATCATACATGGTAGGATTTGGAAAGAACCCACCAACGCAAGCTCACCATAGAGGTGCTTCCGTTTCCATATTGAAAAAGGGTGAAGAGGTGGTTTGTGCCTTGAGCTTCACGCAATGGTTTCAAAAAGATGAACCTAACCCCAATGAACTCACTGGTGCCATTTTGGGTGGACCTGACATCAACGACAAGTTCAACGATAAACGTTGGGATTCGCCTAAGACTGAACCATGCACCTACATCAATTCCCTAGCTGCTGGGGCTCTAGCTAAACTTGCATCTTTGGGTTGA